Genomic window (Deltaproteobacteria bacterium):
TACAAGACGCTCGCCACCTTGCGCACCGATGCGCCGATATCACCAACGTTGGCCGAGATGGAGTGGAAGGGCGTGCGCCGCGACTTGTTTCTCCCGCTCTGTCAGCGCTGCGGCTTCGGCGATCTCGCCAGCCGGCCGACGCGGTGGGACGAGGAGTCGGCGCGGTAGTCCCTGCCAGGACGGCCCTCGATACGTTCGCTCCGCGAACTACTCGGGCAAACGGATTTTGAAATGATTCGCGTAGGAACCGCTTCCCCGAGTAGCCGTACCGAGTAGAAGCCAAAGGCTTCGTACCGAGGGGCGGCGTATCGAGGGGCTCTATCTATGTGGTCTCGGCCTTGAGTCGTTCGAGGTCCGCGCGCGTCACCGCTTTCACTGGCTCGCGTCGCAGCAGCAGCCAGACACCGCCGGGAATCGACAGCGGAACCTTTTCGATCCAGAAGCCGAGGTGTCCAATCAAGAAGGCCTTCACCGCACCCGCCTTCGATCCCAGCAACCAGACGAACACGACTTCGCGCACGCCTTCCCCGGACGCGGATGGCAGGACGAAGGTGCCGAGCGTCATCACCGCGCTGGCGAAGAGCACTTCGAGCGGCTTGACGTTGCCGGTGCGGATCGCCAGCGCGTTGCAGAAGTACATCAGCGTGGTCGTCACCTGCCCGAACACCGCGAGCGCCAACGCCGCGACGAGATAGCGGCGGCGCGTCGCATACGCCGTCGCGGCGTCGATGACGCCGGAGAGAAAGCGGCGCGCGCGCGCCGACGGCACCAGATTCAGCAGGCCGCGAAACCAGGTTGGCTGCAGCAACACCAAGAGCGCAAACACGATCGCGCCGGCGAACGGGATCTTCATCGCGCCGATCAATTCTCCCAATGATTGGCCGTGCGTCACCGCGGCGGCGAACGGCATGAACAGCAGGATCACGACGAACAGCGCGACCAAGCCGATCACGCGCTCCACCGCCAGCGCCGTCGTACACTCGATCGGTTTGCGCGTGACACGGATCGTGTCGTAGAGGCGCCAACCATCGAGGCCCATCGTCGACGGCGTCACGATGCCGAAGTAGCGGCCGATGAAGTACGTGCGGTTGAGGTAGCCGAAGCTGAGTTGGATGCCCTGCCCTTGCAGCAAGATCTGCCAGCGCCAGACGTTGGCGAAGATGCCGGCGAGCTTGACGACAATGGCGAGCGCGAACCAGGGCAGGAACACCGCCATGTCGAGCGCGCGCACGGCGTGCCAGAGATCGACGAGATCGATCGGCACCAACTGAAAGCCTTGGATGCTGAAGTACGCGCTGTCGCCCGCATCGACGAGCGGTACCACGACGAACTCACCGTCGCGCAGAACGAAAACGCGCGCCAAGCGGCCGTCCGTGCAGTGCCGCAGCGCTTTGAACGGCTG
Coding sequences:
- a CDS encoding flippase-like domain-containing protein, translated to MSVASVVKSAAKLAVTVGIFVAIFVEIGGGYRPVPVVEIDRPGTFEAANPQYPGIVGRITARLTGRTLPPARVTVSLADVCDASADRTVFVRIAGVAQPFKALRHCTDGRLARVFVLRDGEFVVVPLVDAGDSAYFSIQGFQLVPIDLVDLWHAVRALDMAVFLPWFALAIVVKLAGIFANVWRWQILLQGQGIQLSFGYLNRTYFIGRYFGIVTPSTMGLDGWRLYDTIRVTRKPIECTTALAVERVIGLVALFVVILLFMPFAAAVTHGQSLGELIGAMKIPFAGAIVFALLVLLQPTWFRGLLNLVPSARARRFLSGVIDAATAYATRRRYLVAALALAVFGQVTTTLMYFCNALAIRTGNVKPLEVLFASAVMTLGTFVLPSASGEGVREVVFVWLLGSKAGAVKAFLIGHLGFWIEKVPLSIPGGVWLLLRREPVKAVTRADLERLKAETT